The Oncorhynchus mykiss isolate Arlee chromosome 17, USDA_OmykA_1.1, whole genome shotgun sequence genomic interval aaaataaaaaacatgacgGAAATACCGAGTTTCCAACTTATATAAAGTTGCCTTACTGTTCATTTTGATGAATGTCTGTTGGCCATATGGTAACGCCCCCATTCACTTTCAACTGTAACTACAGGCTGTGCAACGGGGGCGTGTTATTTCTTCTGGGACAGCTCTCTTTCTCCATAAAACCCGTCTCTCGTTCTACCTGTATCACATTTGCAAACGTGGGGAATTACACGTTCAACCATGGCGCTCCAAGCGAGGGCTATCGTCGCATCCAAGTGGCTTCTCGATGCCGTCAAAGACCAACGGGTCGGACCAAAACTCCGCGTCTTGGACACGTCTTGGTACTTACCCAAACTCAGGCGCAACGCCAAGAGCGAATTCAAACAGAGGCATATCCCGGGTGCAGCCTTCTTTGACATAGACCAGTGTTGCGACAAAACATCTCCGCTGGATCATATGCTGCCATCTGAGCGCATTTTTGCAGATTATGTTGGAAATTTGGGAATTGGAAACGATACGCACGTCGTGGTCTACGACGCTAGCAACTTCGGCGCGTTCTCTGCGCCTCGAGTTTGGTGGATGTTCCGAGTTTTCGGCCACAGTTATGTATCGGTTCTGAATGGAGGACTCAAAAACTGGGCGAACGAGGGACTTCCAGTGAGTGACCGGTACTCCCGACCCGAGCAGACCGAATTTAGGGCCTCTTTGAACCGATCCTGGGTAAAGACGTACGAGGACATCCTGGATAACCTGGATAGTAAAGAATTTCAGGTGGTCGATGCCAGACCAGGGGGGAGATTCAGAGGGGTGGATCCAGAACCCAGAGACagtgagccacacacacacacacacacacacacacacacacaacatcaatGCACTTTCAGTGTGTGTATCTCACACACTGTAAATACGTCTCTTACTtaccctttcccaacaatgcagagttaaaattAAGAAAATGCAAAAAAAAGAGACACAAGAAAGGTGTAGCCTACAATAGGTGTATAACTTAAAGTATGGAGGTGTGCTCATGTCACCTTATTAGTAGCTCATTTAGCATTTGATCAATGCTGCTGATCGGTCAACAGGGTTCCAACTGGGGGGgtaaacataaacaacaactccCTTTGGGGgtaaacataaacaacaactccCTTTGACCTATAATCAATAGGCCTAGACCAACTACTGACAACTGAGAAGCCCACTCCTCTCCTTCAATCCTCTCGGATCTCTTCCTCCAGTGAGCTTTGACCCATGATCAACAACACAATAGACTGACAGATTGCTCATGTTAGTTGATCCAGTTTCTCTCAGCTGTCATGTTGAGATAGATAATAGGTGTGTTATCTATGGGATGTGGACTTCGTCTGGCCTTGAGGCACAGAGCTGCTGAACGTGTGACTTCCTCCTCGTACACTGGCTGCATCCTAtggttcactacttttgaccagggcccatagtgcactactttggaccagagctctATGTAGGAAATGGGGTGCGATATTTGGATGCACACTTGGTCTGAAATGTTACTTACTGCCTGTCAAATCCTTTCTTCCTCTGTCCTTGTTTCCTAAATTCCTCTCCAAAGCTCATTGGAGGAGAGGATCCAAGGTCCTTCCTTCGGTCCTTTTCCTCTGATAAGCTTTGAGTGGAATTGAGGCGACGAGGACAGAGGAAGCAAGGCTTTGCACAAGATGGCGTTTGCAGACACAAGCCATAGGCCTCCTTTGTTTGCACAAGCTGATAAGCAAACATGGAGGTTGGGTCATAAATCAGAACATCTGTCAGCACAATTGTGTACcatacgcatgcatgcacacacacactagtgaacAGAGTGGAAACGCAGCATATAGTAGTAGGCTGAATACAATTCTGTAGATTTGACTGTTGCACTTGATTGGTATTGTACCAGTTTAGAGCATACCCCTTGTTGTGACGCTCTAGCCGTTCCAGGTGTTCTAATCTACCTTGTTGTCACGCTCTATTCGTTCTAAGTGTTCTAAATGACCTCTATGGCGATTAGGGCTTATGTGGCTGTACTTTATTTATTCTGAAgttgtcctacacacacacattatgtacGTGCTCTTTCACACATTTCAGTGTTCATCTGCCTATAAGTGTCTCTCCGGCTGGGGACTTTGACCTCTTGAGTATTCTCTATTGGCATGGAAACGACACAGGAAGAGGGAGCATTTTTAGACTGGAAATTCACCCAGCAGCACTAACCCTTTCCCTCTGTTTGTCCTTTTTTGTCATccactcactctcttcctcctctctttcagatACTGAGCCAGGCCACATCCCTGGCTCCATCAGCATgcccttctcctccttcctctctccgtcCGGTCACCTCCATCCCCGTGAAGACCTCCAGACCATGTTCACCCTGGCTGGTGTCGACCTCTCCCACCCGCTCTGCGTGTCCTGTGGGTCGGGTGTGACTGCCTGCCACGTGGCCCTCGCCGCCCACGAGTGCGGGCACCCTGGGGTGTCTGTGTACGACGGGGCGTGGTCCGAGTGGTACACCCGCGCCGTGCCCGAGCATGTGATCTCTGTGGGGTTTGGGAAACACTCCCCTGTGTTtgaatgagggaggaagaggaatgtGTGATttggatggggagggagaggaagctCGCTGTGGTTGGATGATTATTGGACAATAGTTAGAACCTGCCTTACCCCCACCCCGtagccacagatctaggatcagcgtaCTCTCAATTCTTAAGGAGCAATGTAGAACTAGCCTTAGATCAGTGTCTGGGGGTAACTGTATCCTACTGTTTGGACTAGAGGGGGTTGGTGACGATCACATGTCATAGAAGGTCAGTTGGCGTTTGAATTCACGTCAGTTAGTCAGTCTTTCATTAGCCTTATCATTCACACCAGACAATGACATCACTGATTTCCTCAACACGAGGGGAAGTGGGTGGCCCCACTGGACAATCCAGTACCTCTGCTAAACAGTGTGTGGGTCTGGTCCTCACAGATGGATGGGGCTGAACCCCACACGCCTACACAAACCTTAAGACATTCTGTAGTTATATCAATATTGTAACGTCACCgattttacattttatttgtgaAATAACATGGTTGAATTCTTGTACACATCTGATATTAAAAATAAGTTCTATAATAACTTATGCCTCTCtttgctgtataaataaagcacCGGGATACGGTTGAAGGAAGACTCATGTAATGAACAGTCTCATTTCACAGTTTCTTGTGGAGGAGAAAATCGACTAGTTGTTACGCCAAGGCCATACTTTATTCATActttgtccactagatggcagcaaaaCGTCTTTGTTCTCTCTTGCTCGTTCTCTTTCATTACCTAACTCACATCAAGATATTTTCAAAGCTTTTGCACCTGTTATTTTCAGaggaataatttttaaaaataattttacACTTCTTAAAATGTCACAATAGCAGAAGTAATATCTGATGCTTTTGAAAAAAGAAACAAGAACAGAGACCGAAAGAAGAACTTatttttacaacaaaaaaattTCTCCACCCCCACTTCTGATAAAGGGAAGCAAGATCACAGCGTTGATGACGTGTGTGGTTTCAGTTGAAACTAACGAACCACAGAAATCCCTTTTCAGTCAACAATCTCTTTTCTGTTCACACATTTACTTTTCAGAGAAGGCAGTCAGATGTTTTTCTCCTCATTAAAGGGTTTGAATCATCCGGTGGCAGAGAGACGAGAAATTCATCATTAAGCACTTGTCCTTCAGTTCAGAGTGAAACGTAACTCAACCGTAGAGCATTGAGAAGCCGGTGTTTCTGAGACTACAAGAAGGTCCACTATACAGTAAGGTAAGGCTCTCTTTGAATATtcatatacagatgtaggatcttaatttgacgaATCTTGTAATGCttagaattttcctgcacagtaGAAAATGCAAACTTGTCGTGTAATTAAGGTTGAataaggcttctaaagtttgtcatttcctcttcatcagacttgatttgccttaACAAAAattgtatcaacccctacaaaaaatgtccattataattcacatttctgGTTGCTGCtatagcaaactgtctcaaattaagatcctacatctatgaTGTATTCAGGTGGTTATGGATTACATTTATTGTTCAAGCAAAGTtactctgcctgtgtgtgtgtgtgtgtgtgtgtgtgtgtgtgtgtgtgtgtgatcatttgGAAGACACAGTATTACACAGTTGAGATAAAGATcattgtgttgctgccatgcccCTGACCCGCAtaaggccttttggtaggccgtcattgtaaataatcatttgttcttaactgacttgcctagttaaaggtttaAATATAAAACATGTAAAATCATGGTACTGATGATTACACAGAGAGCGGAGTTGTTACAATATTGCATACGCCTCTCCAATCCTTTGGGGCCCATTGAGACGTCCAGGCTATGTGCTACCACAGTATTCTTCCACCTTGGTCCCAGAGAACCCAAGGCTTTTAATCACTTTTTCAAGCTTTGTGCATATCTTTCTCTAtaatatatattctatatttgaTATACTCCTGTAGTATATGCCAGCCTTTTTGTTCTGTGTTAGTGTTGGGCTGCACCAAAACCCTGCACACCGTTTAGATTTCTAGGATCAAGGTTGAAGACCACTGTCCTCATGGTGGAGGGGGCTAGGGGTTGATTAGGGCCTCATTACGGAGGTTGATGAGGGATGATGCGGGCTTCATCATGGAGGGGGCTAAGGGACGAATAGGGCCTCATTACGGAGGGGGCTAGGGTTTGATTAGGGCTTAATTACGGAGGGGACATGGGGTTGATTAGGGCTTTATTATAGAGGGGGCTATGGATTGATTAGGGCTTTATTATAGAGGGGGCTATGGGTTGATTAGGGCTTTATTATAGAGTGGGCTATGGGTTGATTAGGGCTTTATTATAGAGGGGGCTATGGGTTGATTAGGGCTTTATTATAGAGGGGGCTATGGATTGATTAGGGCTTTATTATAGAGTGGGCTATGGATTGATTAGGGCTTTATTATAGAGGGGGCTATGGATTGATTAGGGCTTTATTATAGAGTGGGCTATGGGTTGATTAGGGCTTTATTATAGAGGGGGCTATGGGTTGATTAGGGCTTTATTATAGAGGGGGCTATGGGTTGATTAGGGCTTTATTATagagggggctaggagctgatCTGGGCCTGGGTTTACTAGGACAGGATGTTCAAATAGAAATGGAGCAAAACCCTGCACACCTTGTGGGCTCCCAGTAGAGTTGAACTGGAGACTGTTGTCCTCATTGTGGAGGGGCTTTGGAGTGTgttcctaatggcaccctattccttatattgtgtactacttttaaccagggcctctagggtatatagtgcactatatagggaataagggtgCCAGTTAGAATGTAGCCTAGGGGTTGATTTGGTCCAGTGTTTAAGTAGGACAGGATGTACACACCCAGCCACAGGTACAGAGGAAGTCAAAGACAAGAGGGGGAggtgaagggggaggagggagagagtgtttGTGGAAACGAAGTCAGAGAGAAGATAGGGAGCGTGAGGaggggagagtcagagagaagatggtgaggggggagtcagagagaagatggggagggggaggaggggagagtcagagagaagatgaggaggggagagtcagagagaagatGGGGTGGGTgaggggggagtcagagagaagatggtgaggggggagtcagagagaagatggggagggggagtcaGAGaaaagatggggagggggagggggagtcatagagaagagggggaggggggagtcagagagaagagggggaggggggagtcagagagaagagggggaggggggagtcagagagaagatggggagggggagtcagagagaagatggggagggggagtcaGAGaaaagatggggagggggaggggggagtcatagagaagagggggaggggggagtcagagagaagagggggaggggggagtcagagagaagagggggaggggggagtcagagagaagatggggagggggagtcagagagaagatggggagggggagtcaGAGaaaagatggggagggggagggggagtcaGAGaaaagatggggagggggaggggggagtcagagagaagagagagagggaggggggagtcagagagaagagggggagtcagagaaaagatggggagagggaggggggagtcagagagaagagggggaggggggagtcagagagaagatGGGGGGTGACAAGAGATGTGAGCGGCTATGTCTAAACACCCCAACATTCTAAATAGTAACATTTGGGCTGTGGAAAagttgtacagtatgtgaaatgtcaaaacTGTAAATACCAGCATGTCATACTAATTTAGtcttttcatctagtagaattcactgcacaCTATTGAGGAACAGAAACGTGCTTTGGAATCCACGTGAGtctgacaacagctgataatcagctGAGGGTACTTGCTCTACCAAAATGAAGGAATGGCTGGAATCAACACAGTTGTGCTTCAGATGACACGTTCTCAGTAGGATGAAGCTAGTTTTCTGTTATTTGTTGCTGACTGCATACGTTTATACTAAATAGTATGCAGCACCATTAGTACACAGATTATCACACAGTATGCAAGTAGTAGGCAAGCCAGATTTCAGACACTGCCAGTGAGGGAGTGAGTGGGTGGGATGAGAGGATGGGGGAGTGGGTatatactcttagaaaaaagggttcaaaTGGTTCATTggctgtccccacaggagaaccctttttggttccatgtagaaccctctgtggaaaggaaccaaaagggttctatttagaaccaaaaatggttattcATTTCCCCTATAAGGACAGCGTAGGAACccctttaggttctagatatcaCCTATTTTTCTGTGAGTATAGTGTAGAGCCAAaaaaggagaggaggtagggggggggggggggggtgagaggatgAGCAATGtacataagaagaagaagaagggaggggtGTTAGTATGAGGTTTGGTTtgggagaggatgagaagagaggaggaggggacgggGGTGTTAGTGGTTTGAGGTTTGTTTGTTATTGGAAACAGCTTGTAAACATTCTGGGAAATGAGGACGTTGTGGTTTTCTTAACTgcagcccgtgtgtgtgtgtgtgtgtgtgtgtgtgtgtgtgtgtgtgtgtgcgcgtgtgtgtatatAAGCATGTGTGTGGGAGTACTGTGTGTTCATGTATGCagaatgtgcttgtgtgtgtgtgcatggataacgtgttttgtgagtgtgtgtacattaAGACTGCACTTGCGTTGGTGCTTGCGTgggcatgtgtgagtgtgttctcTGCGATACTGACCTTTAAACTGTTCTCTCAGAGGTTGATCATGTCTGCTGTGCTGTTTCACTTCACTGAAGGGAACTTCCTAATGTCTGACCCAGAGACCAATAAGAGGGACAAAGTCCATCAGGGCCTGTATAcacaaagcctctcagagtaggagtgctgatctcggatcagatatcccccccccccccccccccccctctgtgttTTTAACTGTGGCCTAAAAGGCagaactgattctagatcagcactcctactctgagaggctttaTGTATACAGGCCCTGGACAGTAGCCTGAGAGCCCTGAATTGGGACCAGGCTACCAGGTTAGGGCTGGAAAGCCCTGAATTGGGACACAGGACTGTTGGTACATTTGACATCGAACACGACATCAGAAGGCTTCACAGCTAACAATGTACAGAAACTAGTGGTGGCTGGTGGCAGACTcctagtaatggctggaacagaattaATGGAAGGGTATCAAACACATCTAACACACtgattatatacactgctcaaaaaaataaagggaacacttaaacaacacaatgtaactccaagtcaatcacacttctgtgaaatcaaactgtccacttaggaagcaacactgatggacaatacatttcacatgctgttgtggaaattataggcatttagcaagacaccctcaataaaggagtggttctgcaggtggtaaccacagaccacttctcagttcctatgcttcctggctgatgttttggtcacttttgaatgctggcggtgctttcactctactggtagcatgagacggagtctacaacccacacaagtggctcaggtggtgcagctcatccaggatggcacatcaatgtgagctgtggcaagaaggtttgctgtgtctgtcagcgtagtatccagagcatggaggcgctacgaGGAGACAGgcaagtacatcaggagacgtggaggaggcggTAGGAGGGCAAccacccagcagcaggaccgctacctccgcctttgtgcaaggaggagcaggaggagcactgccagagccccacaaatgtgcatgtgtctgctcaaacggtcagaaacagactccatgagggtggtatgagggcccgacgtccacaggtgggggttgtgcttacagcccaacaccgtgcaggacgtttggcatttgccatagaacaccaagattggcaaattcgccactggcgccctgtgctcttcacagatgaaagcagattcacactgagcacatgtgacagacctgacagtctggagacgtggtggagaacgttctgctgcctgcaacatcctccagcatgaccggtttggcggtggatcagtcatggtgtggggtggcatttctttggggggccgcacagccctccatgtgctcgccagaggtagcctgactgccattaggtaccgagatgagatcctcagaccccttgtgagaccatatgctggtgcggttggccctgggttcatcctaatgcaagacaatgctagacctcatgtggctggagtgtgtcagcagttcctgcaagaagaaggcattgatgctatggactggcccacccgttccccagacctgaatccaattgagcacatctgggacatcatgtctcgctccatccaccaacgccacgttgcaccacagactgtccaggagttggcggatgctttagtccaggtctgggaggagatccctcaggagaccatccgccacctcatcaggagcatgcccaggcgttgtagggaggtcatacaggcacgtggatgccacacacactactgagcctcattttgacttgttttaaggacattacatcaaagttggatcagcctgtagtgtggttttccactttaattttgagtgtgactccaaatccagacctccatgggttgatacatttgatttccattgatcatttttgtgtgattttgttgtcagcacattcaactatgtaaagaaaaaaagtatttaataagaatatttcattcattcagatctaggatgtgttattttagtgttccctttatttttttgagcagtgtatgtttgATACCCTTCCATGAACTCCATTCcaggcattattatgagccatcctcctctGTTATAAACACACAGGGTGTGcatgcttttgttccagccctgcaCTAACATATCATCCAGGTCATTCATTATCATCATCACAATCTTCTTCTTCCTCACCCGCTCAACACATCTTGTACCTGTTAGATGGTTGTTTATATAACAGAGGAGTGGAAACTTCACATCTTCACAGGCTGAACATAACATCAGTCTCTCTAACCACAGTGACCTTTTACTAAATACCAAGACATGAGAGAATGGTTGCAAA includes:
- the LOC110494916 gene encoding 3-mercaptopyruvate sulfurtransferase: MALQARAIVASKWLLDAVKDQRVGPKLRVLDTSWYLPKLRRNAKSEFKQRHIPGAAFFDIDQCCDKTSPLDHMLPSERIFADYVGNLGIGNDTHVVVYDASNFGAFSAPRVWWMFRVFGHSYVSVLNGGLKNWANEGLPVSDRYSRPEQTEFRASLNRSWVKTYEDILDNLDSKEFQVVDARPGGRFRGVDPEPRDNTEPGHIPGSISMPFSSFLSPSGHLHPREDLQTMFTLAGVDLSHPLCVSCGSGVTACHVALAAHECGHPGVSVYDGAWSEWYTRAVPEHVISVGFGKHSPVFE